In one Moritella sp. 5 genomic region, the following are encoded:
- the fabB gene encoding beta-ketoacyl-ACP synthase I, translated as MKRAVITGIGIVSSIGNNKAEVCESLKAGNSGIEFAPQFAEQNLRSQVCGTVNLDPKEIIDRKAMRFMGDAAAFSYIAMQEAIDDSGLTEEQVSNVRTGLIAGSGGASSKNVVDSVDIARNKSVKRVGPYMVTRTMSSTISACLATPFKIKGPSYSITSACATSAHCIGHAVEQIQLGKQDVVFAGGGEEIDWTLALEFDAMGALSTKYNETPQQASRTYDANRDGFVISGGGGMVVVEELEHALARGATIYAEITGYGATSDGYDMVAPSGEGAVRCMQQALETVDGEIDYLNTHGTSTPVGDTKELEAIQAVFGHKSPKISATKALTGHALGAAGVHEAIYSLIMMENSFITASANIQDLDEKAEGLDIVSGQAIDAELTNVMSNSFGFGGTNATLVFSKFTK; from the coding sequence ATGAAAAGAGCGGTTATAACAGGTATCGGTATTGTATCAAGTATCGGTAACAACAAAGCAGAAGTATGTGAGTCACTGAAAGCAGGTAACAGCGGTATTGAATTTGCACCACAATTTGCTGAACAAAACTTACGTAGCCAAGTCTGCGGAACTGTTAATCTTGATCCTAAGGAAATCATTGATCGTAAAGCAATGCGTTTCATGGGTGATGCAGCCGCTTTCAGTTATATTGCAATGCAAGAAGCGATTGATGATTCAGGTTTAACAGAAGAGCAAGTATCTAACGTACGTACTGGCCTTATTGCTGGTTCAGGTGGTGCATCATCAAAGAACGTTGTTGATTCTGTTGATATCGCTCGTAATAAAAGTGTGAAACGTGTCGGTCCATATATGGTGACTCGTACTATGTCGAGCACGATTTCTGCTTGTCTTGCTACACCATTTAAAATTAAAGGCCCAAGCTATTCTATTACTTCTGCATGCGCAACAAGTGCGCATTGTATTGGCCATGCAGTAGAGCAAATTCAACTGGGTAAACAAGATGTCGTATTCGCTGGTGGTGGTGAAGAAATTGATTGGACTTTAGCATTAGAGTTCGATGCAATGGGCGCATTATCAACTAAGTATAACGAAACTCCACAACAAGCATCACGTACATATGACGCAAACCGTGATGGTTTCGTTATCTCTGGTGGTGGCGGTATGGTTGTTGTTGAAGAACTTGAGCATGCACTTGCTCGTGGCGCAACTATCTATGCAGAAATTACCGGTTACGGTGCAACATCAGATGGCTATGACATGGTAGCGCCGTCGGGTGAAGGTGCAGTACGTTGTATGCAACAAGCGCTAGAAACAGTAGACGGCGAAATTGATTATCTAAATACACACGGTACATCTACACCTGTAGGTGATACAAAAGAACTTGAAGCGATTCAAGCTGTATTTGGTCATAAGTCACCTAAAATCAGTGCAACGAAAGCATTGACTGGTCACGCGTTAGGCGCTGCGGGTGTACATGAAGCCATTTATTCATTAATCATGATGGAAAACAGTTTTATTACAGCAAGTGCTAACATTCAAGACCTTGATGAAAAAGCAGAAGGTCTGGACATCGTTTCTGGTCAAGCTATTGATGCAGAGCTAACTAACGTAATGTCGAATAGCTTTGGTTTCGGTGGTACGAATGCGACGCTAGTATTTAGTAAATTTACTAAATAA
- a CDS encoding 4-phosphoerythronate dehydrogenase has translation MKIVVDENMPYATELFSQFGEVVPLSGRTIQAEDLHDVDALMVRSVTQVNNELLAKANKLAFVGTATIGIDHLDQACLQQRNIEYTNAPGCNAVSVGDYVCSALLVLAEQQSFVLADKKIAVIGVGNTGSQTVSRLTALGAQVMLCDPPRVEKEGLTGFVSLEQALQADIICLHVPLVKTGHNQTKHLLTAELLAGIAPDAILINSGRGDVIDNQALLTLKQAGHAMTLVLDVWENEPTPLLELIPYVAIATPHIAGYSLEGKARGTEMIYQAYAQFLGQEADRSISDILPMPAVSRIDINQSADQTFAKNLVHLVYDVRRDDAIFRKNIMKTGSFDEMRKNYLERREFSSLRLVNESHYAVESLYQLGFAK, from the coding sequence ATGAAGATCGTAGTCGATGAAAATATGCCTTATGCAACCGAATTGTTTTCTCAGTTTGGTGAGGTCGTTCCTTTATCTGGCCGTACAATTCAAGCTGAGGATTTACATGATGTAGATGCCTTGATGGTACGTTCTGTCACGCAAGTGAACAACGAATTACTTGCTAAAGCCAATAAACTAGCGTTTGTAGGTACAGCAACGATTGGTATCGATCATTTAGACCAAGCATGCTTACAGCAACGAAATATTGAATATACTAATGCGCCAGGTTGTAATGCGGTATCCGTTGGTGATTATGTTTGCAGCGCATTATTAGTGTTAGCTGAACAGCAAAGTTTTGTATTAGCGGATAAAAAAATCGCCGTTATTGGTGTTGGTAATACAGGTTCGCAAACGGTCAGTCGACTAACGGCTCTCGGTGCTCAAGTGATGCTATGCGATCCTCCTCGCGTAGAGAAAGAAGGACTGACAGGGTTTGTTAGCTTAGAACAAGCATTACAAGCGGATATCATTTGCTTACACGTGCCATTAGTGAAAACTGGCCATAATCAGACCAAGCATCTATTAACGGCAGAATTACTGGCGGGTATAGCGCCAGACGCGATTCTGATTAATAGCGGTCGTGGCGATGTGATTGATAATCAGGCACTGCTGACGTTAAAACAAGCCGGGCATGCAATGACGCTCGTACTGGATGTATGGGAAAATGAACCAACGCCATTACTTGAGTTGATCCCTTATGTTGCTATTGCTACACCACATATTGCGGGGTACAGCTTAGAAGGTAAAGCGCGTGGTACGGAGATGATTTATCAGGCGTACGCACAGTTCTTAGGCCAGGAAGCAGACCGTAGTATTAGTGATATCTTGCCTATGCCTGCAGTCAGTCGCATTGATATTAACCAAAGTGCAGATCAAACATTCGCTAAAAATCTGGTTCATTTGGTATACGATGTTCGCCGAGATGACGCTATTTTTAGAAAAAACATAATGAAAACGGGTAGTTTTGATGAAATGCGTAAAAATTACCTAGAAAGAAGAGAATTTTCCTCATTGAGGCTAGTAAATGAGTCACATTATGCGGTAGAGTCGTTGTATCAACTTGGGTTTGCCAAATAA
- a CDS encoding aspartate-semialdehyde dehydrogenase, with protein sequence MSQLYDVAVLGATGAVGQMMLEILQERKFPIGNIYPLASSRSAGGKITFNNKQVEVLDVDNFDWTQVQIGLFSAGGSVSEKWAPIAADAGVVVIDNTSHFRYDEDIPLVVPEVNPEAIAQYTNRGIIANPNCSTIQMLVALKPIHDAVGISRINVATYQAVSGSGKSAIDELAGQTASLLNAREVETKVYPKQIAFNVIPQIDVFTENGYTKEEMKMVWETQKIFGDEYIMVNPTAVRVPVFYGHSEAIHLETRTPISAEEVRSLMRHAPGVKLIENEEDYPTPISDSAGHDDVFVGRIREDISHASGINMWVVGDNIRKGAATNSVQIAEVLIRDYL encoded by the coding sequence ATGAGTCAACTATATGATGTTGCAGTACTAGGAGCAACAGGTGCCGTAGGGCAAATGATGTTGGAAATCTTACAGGAACGTAAATTTCCAATCGGTAATATTTATCCATTAGCAAGTAGCCGTAGTGCGGGTGGTAAAATTACCTTCAATAATAAACAAGTTGAAGTATTAGATGTTGATAATTTCGATTGGACACAAGTTCAAATCGGTTTGTTCTCTGCTGGTGGTTCGGTATCAGAAAAATGGGCGCCAATCGCAGCCGATGCGGGTGTCGTTGTTATTGATAACACATCACACTTCCGTTATGACGAAGATATTCCATTAGTTGTACCAGAAGTAAACCCAGAAGCAATTGCGCAATATACAAACCGTGGCATTATCGCGAATCCAAATTGCTCAACAATTCAAATGCTAGTTGCATTAAAACCAATCCATGATGCTGTGGGTATTTCACGTATTAATGTTGCAACATACCAAGCCGTATCGGGCTCTGGTAAAAGCGCAATTGATGAACTAGCAGGTCAAACGGCAAGTTTATTAAATGCACGTGAAGTAGAAACAAAAGTATACCCAAAGCAGATCGCATTTAACGTGATCCCACAGATTGATGTGTTTACTGAAAATGGTTACACCAAAGAAGAAATGAAAATGGTGTGGGAAACACAGAAAATTTTTGGTGATGAGTACATCATGGTTAATCCAACTGCAGTACGCGTACCTGTATTTTATGGTCACTCTGAAGCGATCCATTTAGAAACTCGTACACCAATCAGTGCTGAAGAAGTACGTTCACTCATGCGCCATGCGCCTGGTGTTAAACTGATTGAAAATGAAGAAGACTATCCAACACCAATTTCTGACTCTGCTGGTCACGATGATGTGTTTGTTGGCCGTATTCGTGAAGATATCTCACACGCAAGTGGTATTAATATGTGGGTTGTAGGCGATAACATCCGTAAGGGTGCTGCAACAAACAGTGTACAAATTGCAGAAGTATTAATTCGCGATTACCTGTAA
- a CDS encoding FimV/HubP family polar landmark protein — MISGLSKLKWIVLFLLIPMAGIAANSNGFVLQLKGPEVYTPSSPNRYGPIVKADTLWSVATATRPDSRLSLYKTMTAIFTLNPHAFLGGDINKMIDGSFLKIPSAAEIQATDGSALKNALTKKSVAKTKSTPPSNSAKPSTKVIVSNKIQRDKLALLQGELTESNEHLLLSSETNRRLKLQLESIRMELAELKEQMAIDNALKADLKALIEQQNTRISEQQVTIDNAKNKAVMEAESYNNWWLIGGVSGVFSLLFLVWLGLWLKNRNDQKNNIEDSVMFDADNTVDELSDYLNTESFASDSAMSMPEEVKAPAGKPADKESTFAAGNLEVPDFNLQLDAEDTVFLDEPNDLPMDPIITKPAAPIMPEIIDQAPVIPALNDNDFSDIDLTLDDESTSFENDSVAPDLSWREELDEPSLIPDDPTNNKNTLDADLAEVDSMLEQFKLSNSQATGAPISEPVTESSPVVNDEFVNMDDIDSILAEAELEAIAQADDVVPSIVSDVPDVNQVVDMEDIDKLLAEAGLDDIAQADVEVNLPQAQGQTVDEMLAELDGTVSEAPETINKSDNADEPLDDIEAMLAEFSPNAFSAAPSEQPPIDVAAAQAEEFIDIDKLLNESSQQPANIEDEPYDKVKLDVGLDEYTNSLLDSNAVDIDDDNNRFGAQLDLARAYLEIEDKDGAKSILGPLAGIGDSVQQAEVNKLLSRL, encoded by the coding sequence ATGATATCGGGTTTATCGAAGTTAAAATGGATTGTTTTATTTCTGCTGATTCCTATGGCAGGTATTGCTGCGAATTCAAATGGATTTGTTCTTCAACTAAAAGGCCCTGAAGTGTACACTCCTTCTTCGCCTAATCGTTACGGACCAATTGTGAAGGCTGATACGTTATGGTCAGTTGCAACCGCCACGAGACCAGATAGCCGCTTAAGTTTATACAAAACGATGACCGCCATTTTTACGCTTAACCCTCATGCATTTTTAGGTGGTGACATCAATAAAATGATTGATGGTAGTTTTCTTAAGATCCCCAGTGCCGCTGAGATACAAGCAACAGACGGTTCAGCCCTAAAAAATGCGCTCACGAAAAAATCAGTTGCTAAAACGAAATCAACCCCACCGAGCAATTCTGCTAAACCAAGCACGAAGGTGATTGTCAGCAATAAAATTCAACGTGATAAACTTGCTTTATTACAAGGTGAGCTAACAGAAAGCAATGAACATCTTTTATTATCAAGTGAAACTAATCGCCGCCTGAAATTACAGCTAGAAAGTATTCGTATGGAATTAGCGGAACTTAAAGAGCAAATGGCGATTGATAATGCATTGAAAGCGGATTTAAAAGCATTAATCGAACAGCAAAATACACGTATTTCTGAACAGCAAGTTACAATTGATAATGCGAAAAATAAAGCGGTGATGGAAGCTGAAAGCTATAACAATTGGTGGTTAATTGGTGGTGTTTCAGGTGTGTTTTCATTACTGTTTTTAGTTTGGTTAGGGCTATGGCTAAAAAATAGAAATGATCAGAAGAATAATATTGAAGATAGCGTGATGTTTGATGCGGATAATACCGTTGATGAACTCAGTGATTATCTTAATACTGAAAGTTTTGCATCTGATAGTGCGATGTCTATGCCTGAAGAGGTTAAAGCACCCGCAGGAAAGCCTGCTGATAAGGAAAGTACATTTGCAGCGGGCAACTTAGAAGTGCCTGATTTTAATTTACAGCTCGACGCGGAAGATACTGTATTTTTAGATGAACCTAATGATTTGCCGATGGACCCTATTATTACCAAACCTGCAGCGCCTATTATGCCGGAAATTATAGATCAAGCGCCTGTCATACCAGCGTTAAATGATAATGATTTTAGTGATATTGACTTAACATTAGATGATGAAAGCACAAGCTTTGAAAATGATAGTGTAGCACCTGATCTAAGCTGGCGTGAAGAGTTAGACGAACCAAGTTTGATCCCAGACGATCCGACAAATAATAAAAATACATTGGATGCTGATTTAGCTGAAGTAGATTCAATGTTAGAACAGTTTAAACTCAGTAACTCACAGGCTACTGGCGCTCCAATTTCTGAACCTGTTACAGAATCATCACCAGTAGTGAATGATGAATTTGTGAATATGGACGATATTGACAGTATCTTAGCTGAAGCTGAATTAGAAGCGATAGCGCAAGCGGATGACGTTGTACCAAGTATTGTATCGGATGTTCCAGATGTGAACCAAGTTGTTGATATGGAGGATATTGACAAGCTTTTAGCGGAAGCCGGTTTAGATGATATTGCTCAAGCTGACGTTGAGGTCAATTTACCACAAGCCCAAGGTCAGACTGTTGATGAAATGTTAGCTGAACTTGATGGGACTGTGAGTGAAGCCCCTGAAACTATAAACAAATCTGATAATGCTGATGAACCTTTAGATGATATTGAAGCTATGTTGGCAGAATTCAGTCCTAATGCATTTAGTGCTGCGCCAAGCGAACAGCCTCCGATTGATGTTGCAGCAGCACAAGCAGAAGAGTTTATTGATATCGATAAATTGTTAAATGAATCATCGCAACAGCCTGCTAATATCGAAGACGAACCTTATGATAAAGTAAAATTAGATGTAGGTCTTGATGAATACACTAATAGCTTACTTGATAGTAACGCGGTTGATATTGATGATGATAATAACCGCTTTGGTGCGCAATTAGATCTTGCGCGTGCTTATCTTGAAATTGAAGATAAAGATGGTGCTAAATCTATTCTAGGACCATTGGCAGGTATCGGTGATTCTGTGCAGCAAGCTGAAGTGAATAAGCTTTTGAGTCGATTATGA
- the truA gene encoding tRNA pseudouridine(38-40) synthase TruA, whose product MRIALGIEYDGSKYYGWQRQMDVISVQEKLEDALSRVANHPVRVHCAGRTDSGVHGTGQVVHFDTDSIRKDVAWTLGVNANLPDDIAVRWAQEVDEEFHARFSATARRYRYIIYNNNLRPAILGSGVSYYHGDIDAELMHEAAQQLVGEHDFTSFRAKHCQAKSPVKTMHHIKIIRRNAYIIIDVKANAFLHHMVRNLAGSLMEVGKGNKPVSWIGELLAGRDRSVAAATSKAEGLYMIEVDYPSEFNIPRPAVGPLFLPESF is encoded by the coding sequence ATGCGAATTGCACTCGGTATAGAATATGACGGTAGTAAATATTACGGCTGGCAGCGACAAATGGACGTGATCAGTGTTCAAGAAAAACTGGAAGATGCATTGTCACGCGTTGCGAATCACCCCGTGAGAGTTCATTGCGCTGGACGTACCGATTCAGGTGTTCATGGTACCGGTCAAGTTGTGCATTTTGATACTGACTCAATCCGTAAAGATGTGGCATGGACGCTGGGTGTCAATGCTAATTTACCTGATGATATAGCAGTTCGTTGGGCGCAGGAAGTTGATGAAGAGTTTCATGCTCGTTTTAGTGCAACGGCAAGACGTTATCGCTATATTATTTATAACAATAATCTACGTCCTGCAATTTTAGGTTCTGGTGTGAGTTATTACCATGGTGATATTGATGCTGAATTAATGCATGAAGCGGCACAGCAATTAGTGGGGGAACATGATTTCACCTCTTTCCGAGCTAAGCATTGCCAAGCCAAAAGTCCCGTTAAGACTATGCACCATATTAAAATAATCCGTCGAAATGCGTATATTATTATTGATGTGAAAGCGAATGCATTCTTGCATCATATGGTGAGAAATCTAGCGGGTTCATTAATGGAAGTAGGTAAAGGTAATAAACCAGTTTCGTGGATTGGTGAATTATTGGCCGGTAGAGATCGTTCTGTCGCAGCGGCAACAAGCAAAGCAGAAGGTCTGTACATGATTGAAGTGGACTATCCAAGCGAATTTAATATCCCAAGACCTGCAGTCGGACCATTGTTTTTACCTGAAAGCTTTTAA
- the accD gene encoding acetyl-CoA carboxylase, carboxyltransferase subunit beta, translating to MSWIEKILPKSKSATARRNIPEGVWTKCTSCDQVLYHAELERNLGVCPKCDHHMRVNARERLNKLLDKDGRIEIGAEFEPSDKLKFRDTKKYKDRLSSAQKKTGEKDALIVEKGTIKGIPVAVCAFEFSFMGGSMATVVGARFVAAINECMAENRALICFSASGGARMQEALFSLMQMAKTSAALAKLSAKGLPYISVLTDPTMGGVSASLAMLGDINVAEPKALIGFAGPRVIEQTVREKLPEGFQRSEFLLEKGAIDMIIDRRQMRDKLAGLLAKMMNLETSDNIATAPASTEATPVVVPAADEIKTPSDAQSINE from the coding sequence ATGAGCTGGATTGAAAAAATACTACCAAAAAGCAAGAGCGCAACAGCGCGTCGTAATATTCCTGAAGGTGTGTGGACTAAGTGTACCTCTTGTGACCAGGTTTTATATCATGCAGAACTTGAGCGTAATTTAGGCGTTTGTCCTAAGTGTGATCACCACATGCGTGTGAATGCACGTGAACGTCTTAATAAATTACTTGATAAAGATGGCCGCATTGAAATTGGTGCAGAATTCGAACCAAGTGATAAATTAAAGTTTCGCGATACCAAAAAATATAAAGATCGTTTATCCAGCGCGCAAAAGAAAACAGGCGAAAAAGATGCACTAATCGTAGAAAAAGGGACGATTAAAGGTATTCCCGTTGCTGTTTGCGCATTTGAATTCTCATTTATGGGCGGTTCAATGGCTACCGTTGTTGGTGCTCGTTTTGTTGCTGCAATTAATGAATGTATGGCTGAAAATCGTGCGTTAATTTGTTTTTCTGCAAGTGGCGGTGCGCGTATGCAGGAAGCATTATTCTCATTAATGCAAATGGCGAAGACGAGTGCGGCGTTAGCGAAGCTATCAGCAAAAGGTTTACCTTACATTTCTGTGCTGACAGACCCAACAATGGGTGGTGTGTCTGCAAGTTTGGCTATGCTAGGTGACATTAATGTTGCTGAACCAAAAGCGTTGATTGGTTTTGCTGGACCACGTGTTATTGAGCAAACAGTACGTGAGAAGTTACCTGAAGGTTTCCAGCGTAGTGAGTTCTTATTGGAGAAAGGTGCGATCGATATGATTATTGATCGTCGCCAAATGCGTGATAAACTTGCAGGCTTATTAGCGAAGATGATGAACTTGGAAACGTCTGATAACATCGCGACTGCACCAGCAAGTACAGAAGCAACTCCAGTAGTTGTACCCGCAGCGGATGAAATTAAGACTCCAAGTGACGCTCAAAGCATTAACGAGTAA